In Plasmodium falciparum 3D7 genome assembly, chromosome: 5, the following proteins share a genomic window:
- a CDS encoding small ubiquitin-related modifier gives MGDDDSAVNNNGSSPVNNQGEHIQVKVRSPDGAEVFFKIKRKTKLEKLMEVYCNRLGQSMEAVRFLYDGDRIHGDNTPEQLGIEDGDVIDAMVQQTGGSF, from the exons atgggagATGACGATTCAgctgttaataataatggatCTTCACCGGTAAATAATCAAGGTGAACATATACAAGTTAAAGTAAGATCTCCTGACGGAGCTGaagttttttttaaaataaaaaggaaaactaAACTAGAAAAATTAATGGAGGTATATTGTAATAGATTAGGTCAATCAATGGAAGCAG TTCGTTTTTTATATGACGGAGATCGTATACACGGAGATAATACCCCAGAACAATTAGGAATTGAAGACGGCGATGTTATTGATGCTATGGTTCAGCAAACAGGAGGAAGtttctaa
- a CDS encoding TATA-box-binding protein has product MHKEEKEKDKKKDNNYDNDYHNDYHNDYHNDYHNDYDNENDCNNNEREGSVHGDNIHAYEEQNYENDILNIINKQMDNIKSNDPIKNNSNNSYNNNFLDMNFLEQDQLFLENINQDNVVSAHYTSEYDNNEKEKSDDLKNKLVHKNISLNIHNIISSANLCIDINLRLVAVSIRNAEYNPSKINTLIIRLNKPQCTALIFKNGRIMLTGTRTKKDSIMGCKKIAKIIKIVTKDKVKFCNFKIENIIASANCNIPIRLEVLAHDHKEYCNYEPELFAGLVYRYKPTSNLKSVILIFVSGKIIITGCKSVNKLYTVFQDIYNVLIQYKN; this is encoded by the coding sequence ATgcataaagaagaaaaagaaaaagacaaaaaaaaagataacaaTTACGATAATGATTACCATAATGATTACCATAATGATTACCATAATGATTACCATAATGATTACGATAACGAGAAcgattgtaataataatgaacgTGAAGGATCAGTCCATGGGGATAACATCCATGCTTATGAAGaacaaaattatgaaaacgatatattaaacataataaataaacaaatggataatataaaaagtaatgatcccataaaaaataacagtaataatagttataataataattttttggatatgaattttttagaACAAGACCAATTatttttagaaaatataaaccAAGATAATGTTGTGTCTGCACATTATACATcagaatatgataataatgaaaaagaaaaatcagatgatttaaaaaataaactggttcataaaaatatatctttaaatatacataatataatatcatcaGCAAATTTGTGCATAGATATTAATTTACGTTTAGTTGCGGTTTCTATAAGGAATGCTGAATATAATCCTAGTAAAATTAATACTCTTATAATTAGATTGAATAAACCTCAATGTACTGctcttatttttaaaaatggaaGAATTATGTTAACAGGTACTAGAACCAAAAAAGATTCTATCATGGGATGTAAAAAAATtgcaaaaattattaaaatcgTAACAAAAGATAAAGTGAAATTTTGTAATTTCaaaattgaaaatattatagcTAGTGCTAATTGTAATATTCCAATTAGATTAGAAGTACTAGCACATGATCATAAAGAATATTGTAATTATGAACCTGAACTTTTTGCAGGACTagtatatagatataaaccAACATCCAATTTAAAATCCGTTATCTTAATTTTCGTCTCaggaaaaataattataactgGTTGTAAATCTGTCAACAAATTGTATACCGTCTTTCAGGATATATACAATGTGTTAATTcaatacaaaaattaa
- a CDS encoding 60S ribosomal subunit protein L24, putative has protein sequence MRIEKCWYCSGNIYPGHGIFFIRNDCNVFKFCRSKCHKHFKAKHNPRKVKWTKIYRKERNKELSYDKTFEFEKIRNEPIKYDRDIYIKTINAIKKIDTIKEKRKMRFYKNRIIETSDKNINLSLNYIKKNPLLLKNTEYENVIQELTLNKQERDDTLIIKNTFEDDHIIFTKNDQDIKYKADISTISDKQKFNVEKNNKNLILE, from the exons ATGAGAATAGAAAAGTGTTGGTATTGTTCAGGCAATATATATCCAG ggcatggtatatttttcatacGAAATGATTGTaatgtttttaaattttGTAGGAGTAAATGTCACAAACATTTTAAAGCTAAACACAATCCTCGTAAAGTAAAGTGGACTAAAATATAcagaaaagaaagaaataaagaattaaGTTATGATAAAACGTTTGAATTTGAAAAGATTAGAAATGAACCTATTAAGTATGATagagatatatatataaaaacgaTTAAcgcaataaaaaaaattgataccATTAaagagaaaagaaaaatgagattttataaaaatcgTATTATAGAAACGtctgataaaaatattaacttatcattaaattatattaagaaGAATCCATTACTTCTCAAAAATACAGAGTATGAAAATGTTATACAAGAATTAACTTTAAATAAACAAGAACGTGATGATacattaataattaaaaatacgTTCGAAGAtgatcatattatatttaccaAAAATGATCaagatattaaatataaagcaGATATAAGTACCATCTCAGATAAGCAG AAATTTAACGTTGAGAAGAATAACAAGAATCTCATATTGGAATGA
- a CDS encoding GTPase-activating protein, putative, which produces MFNHDIIKEKDNYKQKIRTLYRNEKEAIKPCNHYDMKEEEKKKSGKIKRSIKLFGTPAVHGLSSHINNNSGTQLYYNFHNVLKRDKEKIQDDNLNYTLERDAGEDNTMQSIHESDKTETQECGKHYLYNKFDIYKSYLSYKKDLIRNEYDQDYKGITTSLLKGKDTHDDNKDNKDNDDNDDNDDNNDHNDHYDITRDDPCDDMCDDMCEDMCDDMCDDMCDDPCDDMCDDPCDDMCDDPCDDMCDDPCDDPYDHPYEEEKYSTYCDKGYLRNFLKNAIIRPNLQTFVGRKIISFLNEKERDIFSLTCKILFFEVYSVSNLKTLYKYQFISNEKRSFIWKAILLEDNTYISEEDYKELRNRKCLYDKAIEKDINRTFPKHPFFINKNMNMQDKLLDILKVCSLYFERIGYCQGMNYIAGILLLVFRKNIDTIRCFISMLKNYNIKGMFSYNFPQLKKIIYQLNLLIKAYIPKLFYYFKRKKIKIDFFCVNWFLTLFSQDLSFENTLKLWDLFFLFGMKILIKLTLILLYYHEDNIIHLSYDEALTYLKAITKTPFIDYLFQDDHFFTHLKKFKITNSMLTQIIMLKKSRQKINLLVKENNGKLRCSIQIKQNNKHTFTSKIKEGFRNLFKLNENYVDYINYFYQKGDGEENNGNQNNGEEYNGKEYNGNQNNGNQNNGKQNNGNQNNGKQNNGNQNNVKQNNGEDTNKNNNNDDINNNICHNNYSSTNFYKNFFQHFNCGNIFNNPNYSNEIVLTNTTCLSVHFNSNVLCNSQNIKNKNTIHSLENIKEEHDHTKNPSNFFLETNTYYDLNLTKSVDGNN; this is translated from the coding sequence atgtttaatcatgatataataaaagaaaaggataattataaacaaaaaattagaaCATTATATCGAAATGAAAAGGAGGCTATCAAGCCATGTAATCATTATGATatgaaagaagaagaaaaaaaaaaaagtggaaAAATAAAACGTTCGATTAAATTGTTCGGTACCCCAGCTGTTCATGGGCTAAGTtcacatattaataataacagtGGAACACAGCTATATTACAACTTTcataatgttttaaaaagAGATAAAGAAAAGATTCAAgatgataatttaaattataccTTAGAAAGAGATGCTGGTGAAGATAACACAATGCAATCCATTCATGAGAGTGACAAAACAGAAACGCAAGAATGTGGcaaacattatttatataataagtttgatatatataaatcgtatttatcatataaaaaggaTTTAATAAGGAATGAGTATGACCAGGATTATAAGGGTATCACCACCAGTTTATTAAAAGGAAAGGACACccatgatgataataaagataataaagataatgatgataatgatgataatgatgataataatgatcataatGATCATTATGACATTACGCGTGATGATCCGTGCGACGATATGTGCGACGATATGTGCGAAGATATGTGCGACGATATGTGTGACGATATGTGTGATGATCCGTGTGATGATATGTGTGATGATCCGTGTGATGATATGTGTGATGATCCGTGTGATGATATGTGTGATGATCCGTGTGACGATCCATATGACCACCCATATGAAGAAGAGAAATATTCAACCTACTGTGATAAAGGCTATCTACGAAACTTCCTAAAAAATGCAATAATTAGACCCAACCTACAAACCTTCGTGggaagaaaaattatttcctttttaaacgaaaaagaaagagatatattttctttaacaTGTAAAATCTTATTTTTTGAAGTATATTCTGTGAGCAAtttaaaaacattatataaatatcaatTTATAAGTAACGAGAAAAGAAGTTTTATATGGAAAGCCATACTTTTAGaagataatacatatataagtGAAGAGGATTATAAAGAATTAAGGAATAGAAAATGTTTATATGATAAAGCAATAGAAAAAGATATTAATAGGACCTTTCCAAAACatccattttttataaataaaaatatgaatatgcaagataaattattagatatattaaaagtgtgttcattatattttgaaCGTATAGGATATTGTCAAGGTATGAATTATATTGCgggtatattattattagtttttagaaaaaatatagatacaATACGGTGTTTTATATCCatgttaaaaaattataatataaaaggaaTGTTCTCATATAATTTCccacaattaaaaaaaattatttatcaattgaatttattaataaaggCTTATATACCTaaacttttttattattttaaaaggaaaaaaataaaaatcgattttttttgtgtaaacTGGTTTTTAACATTATTTTCTCAAGATCTAAGTTTTGAAAATACTTTAAAATTATGGGATTTATTCTTTCTGTTTGGAATGAAGATTTTAATAAAACTTacattaattcttttatattatcatgaagacaatataatacatttatctTATGATGAAGCtttaacatatttaaaaGCTATAACCAAAACGCCTTTTATCGATTATCTTTTTCAAGATGATCATTTCTTtacacatttaaaaaaatttaaaataacaaatagTATGCTCACACAAATaattatgttaaaaaaaagtcgtcaaaaaattaatttactTGTAAAGGAAAATAATGGAAAACTTAGGTGTTCCATCCaaattaaacaaaataacaaACATACATTTACATCGAAGATAAAGGAAGGGTTTAGAAACCTTTTTAAGCTTAATGAAAATTATGtagattatattaattatttctaCCAGAAAGGGGATGGAGAGGAAAATAATGGAAATCAAAATAATGGAGAGGAATATAATGGAAAGGAATATAATGGAAATCAAAATAATGGAAATCAAAATAATGGAAAGCAAAATAATGGAAATCAAAATAATGGAAAGCAAAATAATGGaaatcaaaataatgtaAAGCAAAATAATGGAGAGGACACCAACAAAAATAACaacaatgatgatataaataataacatttgtcataataattattcgaGCACCAATTTCTACAAGAATTTTTTTCAACATTTCAATTGTGGGAACATTTTCAACAATCCAAATTATTCAAATGAAATAGTTCTTACAAATACGACTTGTTTAAGTGTGCACTTCAATTCAAATGTCTTGTGTAATtcacaaaatataaagaacaaaaacACAATTCATTCTTTGGAAAACATAAAAGAAGAACATGATCATACGAAGAACCCATCAAACTTCTTTTTAGAGACCAATACGTACTATGATTTAAATTTAACAAAATCGGTAGATGgaaacaattaa
- a CDS encoding mediator of RNA polymerase II transcription subunit 11, putative: protein MSDNSVNSLKRLKEISKMIEATLNQNNRVKNIMTSEIYLKKKCEAALETVEHSTDEQECFKKVSKIFIRKSRSELKNELKDEIAEYDKHYPYLAELRKRLVDKLSNLKEQYVQAHDSMEKEANNNS, encoded by the exons ATGAGTGATAATTCTGTAAATTCCTTAAAAAGG CTGAAAGAAATATCTAAAATGATTGAAGCTACTCTAAACCAGAATAATAgagtaaaaaatattatgacaAGTGAAATATATCTGAAGAAAAAATGTGAAGCAGCCTTAGAAACT gtTGAGCATTCGACTGATGAACAAGAGTGTTTTAAGAAAGTTTcgaaaat TTTTATAAGAAAATCAAGAAGCGAGTTGAAAAATGAATTGAAGGATGAAATTGCTGAATATGATAAGCATTATCCCTATCTAGCA GAGCTAAGGAAAAGGCTTGTTGATAAATTATCTAACCTTAAAGAGCAATATGTACAAGCTCATGATAGT ATGGAAAAGGAAGCAAATAACAATTCTTAG